The Candidatus Methylomirabilota bacterium genome includes the window CCGAGCGCGCCGGACAGCCGCACGCCCTCCGCGCCGAGCGGCGCCTTGGCGAGGAGCAGGCGCTCGCCCACGCGGAGCACGCAGTAGTCCGCGGTGGTCTGCTCGCTCTTGACGGCGCGCGAGTACTTGTCCACCGTCCGCGTGATCGCGTGGAAGCCGGTCTCGAACCGCTCGTCACCGGTCACCGTCACGAAGTACCGGGTCGCGGCGTCAGGATTCGCCGTGGCGGCGAGCGTCCGGTGGTCCACCTCGAACGGGCCGAGGAGGGCGTTGTAGAGGTAGCTACCGTTGCCCCAGGCCAGGAGGGCGAGGCCCGCCAGGAGCAGCGCGTTGACGAGAAGCAGGTTGCGGGTGGTCCGCCGGACGTGCTCGCCGATCACGTTGTTCCAGATGGCTTCCTCCCGTCGCCGGCTCGCGCCGGCGTAGCGTACCGCGACCGCAGGCGGCGCGCGCGCACCAGGAGCAGCGCGCCCGCCACGCCCGCCGCGGCGAGCGGCGCGCCGAGCCACCAGCGCTGGCGCTCGCGCGCCTTCGCCCGGAGCGCCTTCAGCACGACCCGGTCGCCCGCGAGCAACTCACCACGCCCCGCCAGGTACTGGCGCATGCGCTCCTGCATGTCCTCGGACGCCGGGCGGGCGCCCCACCGCGCCTCCCGCTCGAGCGTCCTGACGCGCGCGAGCTCCGCGGCGCTCCGCGCGAGGCTGTCGCGCGTGTCCCAGTACGTCTCGCGCTCGTCCGCCGTCAGGAAGAGCGCCCGCGCGGCGGGCACCGCCGCCTCGCTCCACTCGAGCCACGGGTGATCCATCCCCGGGAAGAGCGCGAGCAGGAGGCCCGCCAGGCCGGCGGCGACCAGCAGCACGCCCGCGGCGCCGACGAGCGCGCCGCGCCCGCGTGTCCTGAGCGCGCGCGCGGCGGCGCCCACCCCGAGCCCGAGCGCGACCGCGGCGAGCAGCGCGCCGAACGCGACGACCACCGTAGCGCCGGTCGGCAGGTCCCACGCCCACGACGCGGCGAGCGCGCCCGCGCTCACGAGGACGCCGGCCGCCCAGCCGAGCGCGAGGCGTCCGCGCACCGAGCGCGCGAGGAGGGCGGCGGCCGTCGCGGGCACGACGAGGTACGCGAAGACGAGGAGGACGCCGGCGATCCGCACCGAGCTCGTCACCACCACGCCGAACGACGCGTAGAAGACGAAGTCCCAGGCGCGCACGGCCCGTCCGGCGGCGCCGGCGGCGTCGAACGAGATGGCGAGCAGCGGCCGGCGGATGGCCCAGTGGAGGAGACCGATCGCGCCGTAGAGGACCGCGAGCGTCGCGACCTCGCGCGGCGTGACGGTGAGGATGCTCCCGACCAGGAGCTGCTTGATGTGCTCGCTGCCCTGCGGCGCCTGATCCACGATCAGCACCGCCGCCGCGGCGGAGACCGCGTAGACGATCCCGATGATCGCCTCCTGCGGCACGGGCGCACGGCGCGTCCGCGAGATGGCGAAGAGCGCGGCGCCGCCGAGGGTGAACGCGAGCGCGTACCAGTAGGCGGCCTCGCTCTGGATCGGATGCCCCGCGAGGAATGCCAGGGTGACGCCGAGCGCGGCCACCTGGGCCAGCGCCAGGTCCACGAAGATCACGCCGCGGGCGAGGACGTGGAGGCCGAGGTAGACGTGGATGGCCGTGAGGACCAGGCACGCGAGGAAGGGGACCGCGAGGAGGTCGAGCACGCGGCGCCCTAGCGCGCGCCGCCCAGCGCCCGCGCGAGCCGCCCCACGTTGACGTCGAACAGGGCCACGTAGTCGCGCGCCGCGGGGTCGCCGCCGACCGACGGGATCAGCGTGACCGCGCGCGCGCCGCTCCGGGCGGCCACGTGCGTGACCACCGACGCGTCCGAGGAGGGCTCGGCGATCAGGAGCGGCACGTGCGCCTCCCGCATCCGTGTGGTGAGCTCGGCGAGCGACGCGGGGGACGGGGGGACGCCCGGCGCCGGCTCGACCGCCGCGACGATGACGAGGCCGAAGCGCCGCGCGAAGTACGGCCAGCTGTCGTGGACGACGACCGCGCGCGCGCCGCGGTAAGGCGCGAGCGCCGCGCTCCAGCGCGCGAGCCCGGCGCTGAGGCGCTCGACGAAGCGCGCGCGGTTCGCCGCGAAGGCCTCGCGCTGGGCCGGGGCGAGGCGCCCGAGCGCCGCGACGATCGCGGCCGTGATCGGCTCCGCGTTCGCCGGGTCGAGCCAGTAGTGCGGGTTGCCGAAGCCGTGGACGTGGACGCCGCGCTCGCCACGGACGCGCGCGACCTCCGTCTGGAGGAGGTCGATCCCCTTCGACGCGTCGAGGTCGTGCGGGCTCCCCGGGAGGAAGCGCGGGTCGTCGACGGTGCGGAGGACACGCGCGAGCCACGGCTCGTGGTCGAGACCGATGCGCACGAGGAGCCGCGCCTCCTTGAGGTGAAGGAGCTGGCCGGGCTTCACCTCGACCGCGTGCGGGTCGTGGACGGCGGGTGCCAGGCTCTCGACGGCGACGCGGTCGCCGCCGACCGCTTCGACGAGCGCTTTGAGGTCCGTGGACGTCGTCACGACGGGCAGCGGGCCGCCGCCCCACGCGGGGGCGGCGGCCAGCAGGACGAGGGCGAGGGCCCCGCGCACCTACGACTTCTTGGCGAAGATCGACTTCGGGATCATGCAGTGGACGCCCTTGCGCACGTCCACGACCTGGCTCACGCGGCAGTCGCCGACCATCGAGACGAGCGAGTACGCCTCGTAGCGCGTGAG containing:
- a CDS encoding metal ABC transporter permease; protein product: MLDLLAVPFLACLVLTAIHVYLGLHVLARGVIFVDLALAQVAALGVTLAFLAGHPIQSEAAYWYALAFTLGGAALFAISRTRRAPVPQEAIIGIVYAVSAAAAVLIVDQAPQGSEHIKQLLVGSILTVTPREVATLAVLYGAIGLLHWAIRRPLLAISFDAAGAAGRAVRAWDFVFYASFGVVVTSSVRIAGVLLVFAYLVVPATAAALLARSVRGRLALGWAAGVLVSAGALAASWAWDLPTGATVVVAFGALLAAVALGLGVGAAARALRTRGRGALVGAAGVLLVAAGLAGLLLALFPGMDHPWLEWSEAAVPAARALFLTADERETYWDTRDSLARSAAELARVRTLEREARWGARPASEDMQERMRQYLAGRGELLAGDRVVLKALRAKARERQRWWLGAPLAAAGVAGALLLVRARRLRSRYATPARAGDGRKPSGTT
- a CDS encoding metal ABC transporter substrate-binding protein translates to MRGALALVLLAAAPAWGGGPLPVVTTSTDLKALVEAVGGDRVAVESLAPAVHDPHAVEVKPGQLLHLKEARLLVRIGLDHEPWLARVLRTVDDPRFLPGSPHDLDASKGIDLLQTEVARVRGERGVHVHGFGNPHYWLDPANAEPITAAIVAALGRLAPAQREAFAANRARFVERLSAGLARWSAALAPYRGARAVVVHDSWPYFARRFGLVIVAAVEPAPGVPPSPASLAELTTRMREAHVPLLIAEPSSDASVVTHVAARSGARAVTLIPSVGGDPAARDYVALFDVNVGRLARALGGAR